The genomic DNA aggcgagggcgagggcgagggcgagggttagggttagggttaaggcgagggcgagagagaggcgaggctgagggtGGGGGGGTTTTGTGGGCCGCGGCGATTAACGGGCcggcgggccaagcgggccagcccggcccgccaccatttggcccgccgggccaaatcggcccggccttaaatgggccagaaaactgctggccctagcccggtcccgggccgggccccaacgggccagcccgtcgggccgggcccattttgccatctctaatcTGCACGCTCAAATTACTGTACTGAAGAAGAGTTATTTGAGCTACGTACGTACTTAATAAGAATCAATCTGTTTACTCCTAAATTGTGATATTGTATTCTATTCTATATGGTTTTGTGGTCCTAACCACCACCGAAGCTTCCTCAAGATGAAAGCATGCGATGCTGTTTTAAAATACAACTGAGAATGGCtagtataaataatatatacttcCCAAAGGAGGATTATACCCAGCCGAGGCCAAAGACTCTATAAAGGAGTGTGATGGgttaatttagttataaaaacATTGTTTGTATGTGTCAAAATTCAGGTTACAGAATTATCCAATTGGCtcgtaataattattttaaaaaacttattaaaatagtttagaATGATGTGACAACGATATATGTTTTTGTATTTacaatctaatttaattaatgaacaTTTTTCCTTCCCAATGGATAAGTAAACTTGTATATATGGAGATGCTTGCTTTGATGACATGACCAATATCATTGAAACATTACTatcatatctttttttttttaagtttgctAAGAAACATTATATACTATCATattgttctatatatataattaatttgtgtaCTTATTCTGAACCAATTGATCATTTGTTTTTTCCttaacttttgaaaacattattattttatcagaAGTAGAATTAAGACGAGAAAAATGTCAGTATATCTAACCTAGCTCATTTTCAAACTCCAAATATAACAACCGCCTAGTCAAAAGGCAATTAATAGTGTTAGGATGTGACATAGTGCTAAACCCTTTCAAATTTGAAAGATGCCGCTACATTTGTAATTAGTAAATACGTACATCTTTCACTTACGGTGATATAGACAAAGAAGAAGTCTTCCTAATTTCCCTGGTGGTTTCCAGCTTTCTCCTACCACTTCCGCCCTTTTTGATCAAAGGTTCTTCTATGATAGTGGACAAACCTGCAAGCAGGAAAAAGTGATCCTATTAATAGtaattcccaaatttaatttcgcaagggttgcatatatatatatatatatataattgacacATGGATACCTGAGTTGAAACCACCCGTGTTATGGTCTGTAATTATTCTCATAATTTCATAATACGAATTCTTGTTCTTGCCACTGTCATCTCCACCGTCCGATTGTTCGGACTCACCCACATGATTGTTTGATGCTTTTAGCCGTGCAGCCGCGAAAAGCCACGTAGAATCCATCTGTTTATTGATCATACGCACAGCATAGTAGGGGATTTTAACTTTTTTGGTTGTGTTCGATTTGATAAAGCCATTGATGAACATTATGCAATCCATCAAGCTCTCCTTCGCCAACCCTTTCATGTCATAAGCCTGTGATCTTCTCCACAGGCTTTTTCCGTGGGAGTTCACAGGACTGGAAAGGCAAAGAGCTCTGGTTGCGTCACTAATGGCAGCATCAGGATCACTGACAAGTAAATGGCACTGAGCCCTATTGCTATATAGAAcaattctctcttttctcaGCATTAATGGACACAACTCTAAAGCTTCTGTATACTTTGACAAAGCTTCTTCCACTTCTCCCAACCAGAAGCTATGGTTTCCTTGTTGCTTTATTAAACTCACCAAAACccttttctcttcaactttctCATCAGACAACATTTCCTCTCTCTTTCGTCTCTCCACCTTCAAATCCCATATTTCTTCGAGCGCTCTCTTCACTGTATTGTTCTCAATTTTTGACTTTCTTTGTCTGAACTCCAAAAGCAGTGTTCTTGTGATGACTTCTCCAAAATTGGATCTCCCTCCAATTTTCTTGAGTTCGATTAAATCCACAAGACTGAAGATGGCGGTTTGGATGACTTTGTACCTCGAATCGGGGTCATTAAGAAGGAAGAGGAGACAATCAATCCCCATATACTGCCAATCGTCCGAAGATCTGGAGAGATTACAAAGAGTCTCGAGAACTTCTTTCGATGCTGCAATcttttttctccctttctcACTGTAGCACAAGATTCTAATGAGCCCAATTCCAGCCGGCGATGAGTGGTTCATCAATCCACCCCACATTCCGCTCAATTCCTTCAAGAAATCTTCCTCACACATGGGATCAATAGACTTTTCTTTGATTGCAAAACTGTTGAGAAGATAGAGAGACCAACACTGAAGCTGGCTGGCCCATTCCTCGGCCTTCCGATTCTCCATCTCCAATCCCCCAACTCCTCTAGTGAGCAAGTCACAATGGTATTTCAACCTCTTCTTCTTATCCTTCAGAAACATGAAATACACAGTCTCTAGACAAGAAGAAGCCAAATTCATGGCCAAGTTAACAATCTCTTCTTCATAACCCGCCACAGCTTCAAACGTACTTTCATAGCTCGCAAGGTGTCCTAGAGCTCGAACCGCAACCCGTTGCTCAACCCAACTCATTTTTCCTCTAGCAAGCTCCATCAATGGCGGGATCACGCCCGATTCCACCGCTCTTTCAGCAAACTCTGCCTTGTTCATGGTGTAAGAACCGATTATATGGACCGCGTAGTAGGGAATATAGATGTTTTGATCTCTAAGAAGCCACTCGCTATCGCTGAGTCCTCTGTTGATTAAGCTCGCCATGCAGTGAAAGATGCCTAGAGATGGGAACTCCGGATCGTCTGGTTTATTCATGGCGATGTTCCATAACCCGCTTAGAACCAGAACGTGTTCTTGGTTGTCGAGAAAAGGCATTTCTCTGAAGCAGCTGGCGAGTCCTGCTCTTCTGACTGAGGACTTGGGTTGCTTTATCAAGCAGAAAAAACAGCAAGGATTACTGCAATTAGTTCTCTCCTTGGCCTGCGCTTCATTGAAATTCTGTGTAGACTTAGAGCTGCTTCCTCCACTGGTCATGGGGGCGGGAAGTTTCTGCTTTCTCTTGTGCAAGTCCATTGTGGACAGAATCAAAGATTCACAGTCTAGGGTTTTCAGATTGGATGAGGGTCAGGGTTTCATGTAGATATAGACGTAGTACAAGTAAAATTAAGTTCACATAAAGCTAAATTAAGAGATTAAGCGGAGGTGGGTGGTGGATTAACACCTAAACGGCGCATGAGAACATATTTAATTACCGTTTAGAAACATCTGGTTTCGAAATTGACTACCTTTTTCCCTGCTCCTGATCACAGATAAAACTGGGCTGTTAATTTATGGTTAATTAGGTTGCAATAAAATAATATGTTCATAATATGcctttttcctttcattttccaTCACTGCCCGTAAATTTTGACAAAGTTGCATTCCAACGGCACTAAGAACTGATCTGCACTAAGAAAATGTCAATTTCTTGTCTCcttcaattgaaaaagaaaaaaaaatatgtaaagtttCATATTTGGCCTTAATTAGCCATttgttatgaaaaatatttatttgccATTTTGAcctttgaagaaagaaaatatttattcataaaattacTTTATGTTCCCATGGTCGTTTACACAAAGACTAAAgactaaaaacttaaaaaaaaaaaaaaaaaaaaactgcccccttttctattttttttaaatcaaacaaagtcttttgttaatttgttattttattaattactatAAATTGAGCAAGTCATTGTTAGGCACCCTACTTACCGGAGAATGTCGGGAAAGATTCACCATTTTCCTATTAACACAGGCAAAGCCAGCACTCATAGTCATATACGTAcgatgaaaaatataatttttgtatagatcttttaaatttgaattatgaaaagaGGAGGAAAAAAGCAAAATCCTGATATAATGTGCTTAGGAAATACTGTAATGATGTTGTCTGCAATCTGAAACTTGTCTTTGAGCGATTTAGTCAATGGCTCTAATGCTAGTCTGCCTTTTCTAAGAAAAAGCCTACCAGAACGTAGCCTTCACATACTTACTTGTCCCATGCTTAACTAAGGGAACTTCGTAATTAACCGGCTAGACATGTGTTTAGCATTCGGTCTAATTGCAAACTTTAAAGCTGATCATGCATGCAAGTCTGGCAGATGGGTGAAGTTACAAAGCTAAACCATTAATTAATAACACCTTAATTGGGGAGATGAAGATTAAATAATGTTAGTATTATAAGAAGAATGGACTGCAAAAAGGAGTAGTGAAGTGAAGGACCACAGCTTGAAAACGGGGCATTGCCTGTTCAAGCTGCTACAAGTGATGTTGTGGTCCCTTAGCACttggaaataaatttattactgCAAAACGGAACTTAATTAATCACCGTTTGCAGGATTAACAGATTAAAAAACAGTGTCAGGTACAGACGGGGTAGGTCTCAATAAACAGGAATACGCGGCTACTGTATAAGCGTTCCCTACCATGTAAAGATGGAATTAAAGCAtgaaaagtaaaatattatatatacatcacACATTCGTTAAGGTTTGGTGATTGCCTGATGACTGAGGCTCACTGGACATCTGGTTTTGTCGTCatctgcaaatatatatatatactgtagTTCTTGTAGATTCGCGTGTTGATAAATAACCAGTGTTAATTTCGAAGCTCATGATGAGGAAGACTCCATACGCGATCTAATCACACAGTAAAAGAGGTGAAACTCAAAGATTTGGCATCTTCTTGCAACTGAATTAATTAGCAATGCCTGGTCTGCTAAAAAGAAGCTTCAGATTCAGAGAGACCTAATAATTTTGCAGCCCAGacctaataaaaaaatgtgCCAAAGAGAACAAGATTTAGATTTTATTCAATAACTTATAATTTGGATGACATGGCTGATATTAACGTAAGTTAATGACATTGTATAATAAAacacgccccccccccccccccccccccaaaaaaaaaaaaaaaactaacacaTTCTAAATTTGGAGAAAGGCAATatctttttcataatttatcctAAACAATTATAGTTGTTTGACACGATATTCACAGTTATGGGAGCGAGCACTCGTTTGCAAAATAAAGCTCCTAAAAATGATGAGTAACTTTCAATCAATGTGGCGTTTGCTACAATCTGAGAAAACAAAACATTATTCGGGCCTAAGTCCAACTCAATCCGAGCTCTGTATGGACTCTCAGGACatgaaaaaaaaacttaacattCATCCTGCAGAAATGAGAGTTTTCATGGATAGTATACCCCCACACAAAACATCATTTAAGAACTTATGAAGGCCATTCTTTATAATTAacgaaacaaaaaaacaaacaaacaaacaaacaaagtaATGATTACGTTTGAGTGGTGAAGGCCATTCTTTACCAGTTTGATCCTTCCTTGTACAGGTAGGTTCTACCTAAAAGGATGATGAATCTTTTGCTTAAAAGAAAGCACCCCTCTGCATCCCAATTCGGCTGCTCACTCTAGGCGAAATTATCAGCGCCCGGATACCTAGCCACATTTCAGCTTGGAGGAGGAGCAGGAATTATTCCCCATCTCTGCCTAGCATCCTCTAAATCCTCATGGAAGTGCTTCTCATAATATAAACACATGAGATCAGTGCATTGCACACCGGCCCGGAGAGCCCAAGGAAAGTAGTGCTGGTAAAACAATGCCCTTTGCTTCCCGCTAAATCTTGCCGTACCCCCGACAACTGACATCAGGCACATGGGAAGCAGCATTTGCTCGAACTCTATCACCTTCAGAGCTGATTCCCCCATCAAGTTGGTAGGGAGGCCAAATAGGGTGTGCCAGAAATCGTGCACCTCACGGGCACGCATGGCAACATAAGCCAGCTCCTCTGTTTCCATGAACCGGACCGGTGGTCTATCATCTGGGGAGAAGTTCCTCGATCCCATGAATCTAGCATAGGCAGCACCAAATGTATTTGCTGGTAGGTCCCATGCATGTCCAACTCTTGAAGAGATGACACGAGGCTGTTCCAACAGTATtgcctgagagagagagagagagatgcatcACTTGAAATATATAGACAACTGTTGAGAAGGCTCATAGAACATGCTCTTCACAACAttgaataaagaataaaataatggtAAAAAcagggaaaaacattacgaaTTTAACTAGGTAAATGAAGCACGTTCTTCAGCGCATCTAGtgtaaaagaataagaaaacaatAGTTATTAAGCGAAATATAAAAGAGTTGAAGCAAACAACAGCTGAAGCTATCAAGATAAATCAATGAGTTCATGAGCATACTTATTAAGGTAGCTGAATATAGAGTTGAAGCAACAGCTGAAGCTTACAAGATAAAGCAAGGAGATCTATTGCAAAATTTGAAGGCAGAGCACCAAccaaaacacaaacaaaatcCTCTTCAATTTCTAAACCCATGATATAAAGAagaataacttaaaaaaaaaaaaacaaaagatataaAGAAGAATAGCTGCTGCCGCCATTTTGCTGTTCTAacgtattaattttttttcttgacagTTCTCATAATTTCATTCTACCAATAAAATAACATATGAGAATATCAGTTTAAATGTACATCTATACTGTACTTTAGCATTATTTTAACATGTTTGGGCCATCAAACACTTTCTCCtgatgatatctcaaaattgcaACATTTATCTTGACTTCATCCTGTCTAGTCATGCTACCTGAACAGTTTTAAAAATGTTGAACATTTGTTTCAGGTATGAGAGAAACCAGAGTCAGAACAGCATATGCATCTAGTCTCCATTTGGGGGCACACCTCACAAAtgttcaaagaaagaaagataaaatagaTAGTGAGAACTGGAATTTGATGAAAAAACAGCGGCACgctggtaataagtttcttggagAGAAGAAacctctcaaggaggggggattGTCACAATTCCAGAGCTATAAAAGTAATTGTTTCATACATGTAATTTTCTCGGATTGTACCTTAGGCTGCTGTAGTATTGTACCTTCAGTTTGTTAGTAACTGAGAGGAtgtaacagcctataaataggctgtcgTAGGAGAGAATAGGCATTGCTGAATAAATTGAATTCtattttccctctcaaattctctctccctctctgtttcaTCTGAATTCTCCccctttcttcttattttctccctctttctgttctgtttCCCCCCTCCATTctgttctctctccctcaatttcctccaaatcccattctaaaccctaggtaaaccctaggaTTATGACAGCCATCCACCAAGATGTCATCCACCGTGCAGCT from Diospyros lotus cultivar Yz01 chromosome 4, ASM1463336v1, whole genome shotgun sequence includes the following:
- the LOC127800188 gene encoding uncharacterized protein LOC127800188, whose amino-acid sequence is MDLHKRKQKLPAPMTSGGSSSKSTQNFNEAQAKERTNCSNPCCFFCLIKQPKSSVRRAGLASCFREMPFLDNQEHVLVLSGLWNIAMNKPDDPEFPSLGIFHCMASLINRGLSDSEWLLRDQNIYIPYYAVHIIGSYTMNKAEFAERAVESGVIPPLMELARGKMSWVEQRVAVRALGHLASYESTFEAVAGYEEEIVNLAMNLASSCLETVYFMFLKDKKKRLKYHCDLLTRGVGGLEMENRKAEEWASQLQCWSLYLLNSFAIKEKSIDPMCEEDFLKELSGMWGGLMNHSSPAGIGLIRILCYSEKGRKKIAASKEVLETLCNLSRSSDDWQYMGIDCLLFLLNDPDSRYKVIQTAIFSLVDLIELKKIGGRSNFGEVITRTLLLEFRQRKSKIENNTVKRALEEIWDLKVERRKREEMLSDEKVEEKRVLVSLIKQQGNHSFWLGEVEEALSKYTEALELCPLMLRKERIVLYSNRAQCHLLVSDPDAAISDATRALCLSSPVNSHGKSLWRRSQAYDMKGLAKESLMDCIMFINGFIKSNTTKKVKIPYYAVRMINKQMDSTWLFAAARLKASNNHVGESEQSDGGDDSGKNKNSYYEIMRIITDHNTGGFNSGLSTIIEEPLIKKGGSGRRKLETTREIRKTSSLSISP
- the LOC127800201 gene encoding ubiquinone biosynthesis protein COQ4 homolog, mitochondrial, encoding MIEGARVRLNGWQQAAVALGSAVGALLDPRRADLIAALGETTGKPAFERVLERMKRSPEGRAILLEQPRVISSRVGHAWDLPANTFGAAYARFMGSRNFSPDDRPPVRFMETEELAYVAMRAREVHDFWHTLFGLPTNLMGESALKVIEFEQMLLPMCLMSVVGGTARFSGKQRALFYQHYFPWALRAGVQCTDLMCLYYEKHFHEDLEDARQRWGIIPAPPPS